The genome window GTACTGAACTACGATCAAGATAAGAATTACCAGGATAGCTTCACCTCGGACGAAGTCTTCCCGGTTCTTTTCGGCGTTGCGGACGCCGCACAGCGGCGCGTCATTCTCGAACGGCTGCACGAGAGCGATTTTATTACGCCGGTTGGATTGCGCACGATTTCAACGGCTGATTCGTGGTATTTTCCCTCGCATGGGTTCGGCTTGTTGGGCGGGGTGTGGCCGGATTTAACGCTATGGTACGCGGTTGCGTTGGCGCGAAACGGCATGGTCGATCGCGCCGTGCACTTTCTGGATATCATCTACGAGGCGATGGAAGCCGGCAGCTCGCGCAACACGGTGCCGGGTGAGTTCGGCGAGTGGTTCGACGGCGGGTCGCTCAGCAATCGCGGGATGTATCTATCGCCGTGGACCAGCGCGAAATACTTGTGGGCGGTTGCCGAGACGATCGGCGGACTCGACGGGTACCGCACCAGCGGGCGTCCCCATCTCGCCCCGATGCGTCCCGAGGGTTGGTCGTGGATGGCGGCGGCGCGAGTGCATTGGGGCGGGCGCCTGTGCAGTTACGTCATCGACCTGCTGAACGAAACGATCTACGCCGACGTCCCGGAGCTCTCGGCTGAAGATCCCTTCCGATGCGTCTTCGCCGGCCGCGACGTCAGCGACGAAGTGACGCTCTCGCCGGTTGAAGTCGGCGCGATCGCGTTCGAGAATGAAAGCGGAGCGGTGCGCATCTTTGTCTGCAACATGCTCGATGCCGCGCGAAACGTCGTAGTGGAGTTTCGCGGTCACACGGTGCGAATCGATATGGCGCCCGGGGAACTGCGCGAAGTCGGACCGTCCGAAGACGGCACGGAAAGGCGGTTCCGCGCCGGGCACTTCGACGCGTCGAAGCTCGTTTCGCGTGCCTGAACGCCGCGAAACGCAGATCGTGGAAGATCCGATCAGCGGCGATATCGCGTTGCAATCTCGCGCCCGCGGGCGGCGCCCGAACGAATTTCGGCAATGGGATAACGTCGATTGCCCTTTTTGTCCCGGCGCCGAATCGCAGACGCCGCAAGAGATTGCGTCGATCGTGGATGGGAGCGGTGCCTGGTTGGCGCGCGCGTTCCTCAATAAATATCCGGCCGTCACGCCTCCCGACGGCGACCACGAACTGATCGTCGATTCCGCGGCGCACGATGACGAGCTGACCCGCGCCGGCGTGGGACTGTGGCGGGAGCGCCTGCGCGCGGCACTCGGGCGTTATTCGAATGCGATGCCCGTACTCTTCAAAAACAGCGGCGAGTTTGCCGGAGCGACCATTCGTCACCCGCACACGCAGCTGATCACGCTGGCTCGCCCGATCCCGCGTTGGGAACGGCTGCGGGCTCGCGCTTTAGCGCATTGGGAGCGCAGCGCCGGCTGCGTGTGGTGCGAGGATGCGCGGCAAGCGCCCTCCGAAGGTCGCTCCGTCGAGACCCTGGGCCTTATCGCCGCCTACGTTCCGTCGAGGTCGCGCTACCCTTCGCTCCTGCGGTTCATCCCGCTGCGCTGCGCGGCGTCGTTCTCCGAGGCGAGCGACGCCGAACTGGATGATTTCACGGCCCTGGCGCGGCGGGCGGTCCGCGGCTTGGACGGATTGGCGTTCAACCTCTTCTTCGAAGGGGATCCAAACGGTCCGCCGGGGGCGTCCCATTGGCACGCCGATCTGGTTCCGCGCGAGAGCACCTTTGCCGGATTCGAGCTCGCGAGCGGCCTCCACATCACGACCGGAGCCCCGGAGGAGTCTGCGGGGCTTTGGCGCCGAATGATGGCCTAGCCCATCATGCTCGAACCATCAAAACGGCTACCGACCCTCGTCCTCGCGGCTGGTATCATCGTGCTGCTCATCGCTATTGCCCTTGGCGAGCACATGGGCGAGCAGGTGCTCGGCCAGGCATCGGACCACCCGGACCTCACGCAGATTCGAATTACCCCGGCGCCGGACCAGACCAGCGCGCCGTACGGCCCGGATTGGAAGCGGTCGTCGACCCTTTCCGCGGCTTCCGACCCGGGTTTCCCCGATCCGCGGATCCCGCCCGTGCCGTTACCGACGCGCCCTCCGGCTCCGAGCCCGACGCCTTCTCCCCGCCCGGGACCGACCTTGAATCCAAATATCCCGATTTGGCGGCAAACGCCGATCCCGACCGGAACGCCCACCGGCCAGACCCCGACGCCCTCGCCGTCGGCAGCAGCCTCGCCGACGCCGACTCCTTCGCCATGATTGTCACTAATGTACTTATTGGATTAGGCTGCTAGGATAGGGATATGGAACAGCAGACCGGTACCACCACCGTTAAGCGCGGGCTCGCGCAGATGCTCAAGGGCGGCGTCATCATGGACGTCGTGACCCCCGAACAAGCGCTGATCGCCCAGGAGGCCGGCGCGGTGGCCGTAATGGCGCTCGAGCGGATCCCCTCGGATATTCGCGCCATGGGCGGCGTCGCGCGCATGAGTTCGCTGGAGCTGATTCAGGGGATCATGGATGCCGTAACGATCCCGGTAATGGCCAAGGTGCGCATCGGCCATTTCGCCGAGGCGCAAGTCTTGCAATCCATCGGCGTCGATTACATCGACGAATCCGAGGTGCTCACCCCGGCCGACGATCTGTATCACTGCGACAAGCAAGCCTATACGACGCCGTTCGTGTGCGGAGCTCGAGATTTGGGCGAGGCGCTTCGCCGCATTGCGGAAGGCGCGGCCATGATTCGCAGCAAGGGCGAGGCGGGCAGCGGAAACATCGTGGAGGCCGTTCGCCACATTCGCGCGATCAAAGATGCCATCGCGATGCTGACCGTGTCCCCCAAAGAAGAATTGGTCGCTCGGGCGCGCGATATCGGTGCGCCGCTCGAATTGGTCGCAGAAGTCGCCCGCACCGGAAAGCTTCCGGTCGTGCTCTTCTGCGCGGGCGGAGTTTCGACGCCTGCCGATGCCGCACTGATGATGCAACTCGGAGCCGAAGGCATTTTCGTCGGCAGCGGAATCTTCAAATCCAACGATCCCAAGAAGTTCGCTCGTGCGATCGTCGATGCGACGACGCACTACACCGATGCAAGCGTGGTCGCAGCTGCGTGCCGGTCGCTGGGAACCTCGGATGCGATGCCCGGCTTGGATATCCGTAAACTGCCGGAATCCGAACTGATGGCCGGGCGCGGAAACTAGATCGATGCCGGCACTCGTCGGCGTGCTCGCGCTGCAGGGTGACGTCCAGGAGCATATGGC of Candidatus Dormiibacterota bacterium contains these proteins:
- a CDS encoding amylo-alpha-1,6-glucosidase, producing VRDRIGLVIKITDYMLTQRDDRGLLFCRAKGVDMFGISSWRNIIPYYTLDGAVTEINAEGVFALEAAAMMCAAADDSEHWDRYSQEAQTLREAMMDHLFNDDTGAFVLNYDQDKNYQDSFTSDEVFPVLFGVADAAQRRVILERLHESDFITPVGLRTISTADSWYFPSHGFGLLGGVWPDLTLWYAVALARNGMVDRAVHFLDIIYEAMEAGSSRNTVPGEFGEWFDGGSLSNRGMYLSPWTSAKYLWAVAETIGGLDGYRTSGRPHLAPMRPEGWSWMAAARVHWGGRLCSYVIDLLNETIYADVPELSAEDPFRCVFAGRDVSDEVTLSPVEVGAIAFENESGAVRIFVCNMLDAARNVVVEFRGHTVRIDMAPGELREVGPSEDGTERRFRAGHFDASKLVSRA
- a CDS encoding DUF4931 domain-containing protein, whose amino-acid sequence is MPERRETQIVEDPISGDIALQSRARGRRPNEFRQWDNVDCPFCPGAESQTPQEIASIVDGSGAWLARAFLNKYPAVTPPDGDHELIVDSAAHDDELTRAGVGLWRERLRAALGRYSNAMPVLFKNSGEFAGATIRHPHTQLITLARPIPRWERLRARALAHWERSAGCVWCEDARQAPSEGRSVETLGLIAAYVPSRSRYPSLLRFIPLRCAASFSEASDAELDDFTALARRAVRGLDGLAFNLFFEGDPNGPPGASHWHADLVPRESTFAGFELASGLHITTGAPEESAGLWRRMMA
- the pdxS gene encoding pyridoxal 5'-phosphate synthase lyase subunit PdxS, which encodes MEQQTGTTTVKRGLAQMLKGGVIMDVVTPEQALIAQEAGAVAVMALERIPSDIRAMGGVARMSSLELIQGIMDAVTIPVMAKVRIGHFAEAQVLQSIGVDYIDESEVLTPADDLYHCDKQAYTTPFVCGARDLGEALRRIAEGAAMIRSKGEAGSGNIVEAVRHIRAIKDAIAMLTVSPKEELVARARDIGAPLELVAEVARTGKLPVVLFCAGGVSTPADAALMMQLGAEGIFVGSGIFKSNDPKKFARAIVDATTHYTDASVVAAACRSLGTSDAMPGLDIRKLPESELMAGRGN